A genome region from Anaerolineae bacterium includes the following:
- a CDS encoding SDR family oxidoreductase encodes MAIKHKWTTEDMPDLAGSVALVTGGNSGLGFETVKALAGKHAHVILACRDTAKGNAAQDQICQQLPDASLEVMPLDLASLASVRQFAEAFRLKHNRLRILINNAGVMATPYRTTADGFELQFGTNHLGHFALTGLLLDVLLKTPNSRVVAVSSVAEQMGRINFDDLMSEKFYERWIAYSQSKLANVLFAYELQRKLNVVSASTISLAVHPGVAATNLRTKLMTRETPLLHRIQGYFWEALKQGVEMGALPQLYAATAPNVKGGEFYAPGGFLQRAGYPKKVRSSRRSYDETLAGQLWAVSEELTGVEYKVNPINQPK; translated from the coding sequence ATGGCAATAAAGCACAAGTGGACAACTGAGGACATGCCTGACCTGGCAGGCAGCGTTGCGCTGGTCACCGGCGGCAATAGCGGGCTAGGTTTTGAGACGGTGAAGGCGCTGGCGGGCAAACATGCCCACGTGATACTGGCGTGTCGTGACACAGCAAAGGGCAATGCTGCCCAAGATCAAATTTGTCAACAACTGCCAGATGCCTCGCTTGAGGTGATGCCACTCGATTTGGCCAGTCTGGCTTCGGTTCGGCAGTTTGCGGAAGCGTTCAGATTGAAACACAATCGGTTACGTATCCTGATCAACAATGCCGGGGTAATGGCCACGCCATACCGGACCACCGCCGATGGGTTTGAACTACAGTTTGGCACAAACCATCTGGGACACTTTGCCTTAACGGGTTTACTCTTAGATGTGTTGTTAAAGACGCCAAATAGCCGCGTTGTTGCTGTTTCCAGTGTGGCTGAGCAAATGGGCCGGATAAACTTTGACGACCTGATGAGCGAGAAGTTCTATGAGCGCTGGATAGCCTACAGCCAGAGCAAACTGGCAAACGTGCTGTTTGCTTATGAGCTACAGCGTAAATTGAATGTAGTCAGCGCGTCCACAATTAGCCTGGCGGTTCACCCGGGTGTTGCGGCCACCAATCTGCGGACAAAACTCATGACGCGGGAAACCCCTCTTTTGCACCGGATACAGGGCTACTTTTGGGAAGCTTTAAAACAGGGCGTTGAAATGGGCGCTCTACCCCAACTTTACGCGGCCACTGCACCCAACGTGAAGGGAGGTGAATTCTATGCCCCCGGTGGTTTTTTGCAGCGAGCCGGTTACCCCAAAAAGGTCCGTTCCTCACGCCGGTCTTACGATGAGACTCTGGCCGGGCAACTGTGGGCAGTGTCGGAGGAACTGACCGGGGTTGAGTATAAGGTTAACCCAATCAACCAGCCAAAATGA
- a CDS encoding DUF4386 family protein — protein MSQLNLDQPNHKVADPQWKELYRIGGIVAVATVILILLVIVTFPIWPYLPGTTSVENIFAAIQANRLGGLLSLDFILLINNLIGVLLFLALYVSLKQVNESYALIALVLGLLAVGLIVPARPIFELVSLSDLYATAITDVAKDHYLAGGEAMLAYFDGTAYKVNTFLGGLSLLISSLLMLRSNIFSKATAYVGIVTNLAVCGFLLPGIGIALLTLSVPGYLIWNIQLARSFFKMAKKGDVEWQ, from the coding sequence ATGTCTCAATTAAATTTAGATCAACCCAACCACAAAGTCGCGGACCCACAATGGAAAGAACTCTACAGGATAGGCGGCATTGTTGCTGTAGCGACTGTAATTTTGATCCTGCTGGTAATTGTCACCTTTCCTATTTGGCCGTATTTGCCGGGAACCACTTCGGTTGAAAATATCTTTGCGGCCATTCAAGCTAACAGGCTGGGTGGGCTTCTTTCACTTGATTTCATTCTCCTGATAAACAATCTCATCGGCGTGCTTCTCTTCCTGGCTTTGTACGTTTCGCTCAAACAAGTGAATGAATCCTATGCATTAATTGCTTTGGTTCTTGGTTTATTGGCTGTTGGATTAATTGTCCCTGCCAGGCCCATCTTTGAGTTGGTATCCTTGAGCGATCTATATGCCACAGCGATAACCGATGTAGCTAAAGACCACTATCTTGCGGGGGGGGAAGCAATGCTGGCCTACTTTGATGGCACTGCTTATAAAGTAAACACTTTCCTCGGTGGATTATCTCTTTTGATTAGCTCGCTCCTGATGCTTAGAAGCAATATCTTTAGCAAAGCAACGGCCTATGTAGGCATTGTTACTAATCTGGCTGTCTGTGGTTTCTTGCTGCCAGGTATTGGGATCGCCCTCCTGACCTTATCGGTGCCAGGGTACTTAATATGGAACATTCAACTGGCGCGAAGTTTTTTTAAAATGGCTAAAAAAGGAGACGTAGAATGGCAATAA